From the Excalfactoria chinensis isolate bCotChi1 chromosome 1, bCotChi1.hap2, whole genome shotgun sequence genome, one window contains:
- the LOC140247326 gene encoding uncharacterized protein, with protein sequence MLLQTCCAGLCLLLLSQSCWLVAARDLEEAVKCESITEATLGQEANFSCDFLLPMNVLQVTWQKINGSSFRNIATYSQTYGLRMLESLQRKARFTVAALNASAITLQNLTSEDASCYRCIFNVFPYGSFSSPELCLQVQKSGNAIELEVKMLDMDSPNTRGIQKRIILVFFIGAVLATLILPIIWLIKRKRRKQQKHRADSTPAKEKGLQQDVCEQSKSLKTPKVQNCACQNERQTPGSELRKRLPTPMRYLEENKERVTWKRKKRLLFSEEAGSQDSTSHNIPQGELTELSNDELGRKLLNNNSDIEECEECEESELSCPGYSLSQYRREISPPKPCC encoded by the exons ATGCTGCTGCAgacctgctgtgctgggctctgcctaCTTCTGctcagccagagctgctggctggtggCTGCCAGGG ATTTGGAGGAAGCAGTGAAGTGTGAAAGCATTACTGAAGCAACCCTCGGTCAAGAGGCAAATTTCTCCTGCGACTTCTTGCTCCCTATGAATGTCTTGCAAGTAACTTGGCAGAAGATAAATGGATCATCCTTCAGGAACATAGCCACTTACAGCCAAACCTACGGACTGCGAATGCTGGAATCACTTCAGAGGAAGGCACGTTTCACTGTAGCAGCCCTGAACGCCTCTGCCATCACTCTGCAAAATCTCACATCTGAGGATGCATCCTGTTACAGATGCATCTTCAATGTGTTCCCTTATGGCTCTTTCAGCAGCCCAGAGCTATGTCTCCAAGTTCAGA AAAGTGGAAATGCAATTGAACTGGAAGTCAAAATGTTGGATATGGATTCCCCCAATACAAGAG GTATTCAGAAGAGAATCATCCTTGTGTTCTTCATAGGTGCTGTCTTAGCAACCTTGATACTTCCCATCATTTGGCTAAtcaaaaggaagaggagaaa acagcagaagcacagagcagatagCACACCTGCCAAGGAGAAAGGTTTACAGCAGGATGTCTGTGAGCAATCCAAAAGCCTGAAAACACCGAAGGTCCAAAACTGCGCTTGTCAAAATGAG AGGCAGACACCAGGATCTGAACTTCGCAAAAGGCTACCAACTCCGATGAGATATCtggaagagaacaaagaaagagtaacctggaagagaaaaaaaaggcttctgttttcagaggaaGCTGGCAGCCAAGACAGTACCAGCCACAACATACCTCAGGGGGAGCTTACTGAGTTGAGCAATGATGAGCTGGGACGCAAACTCCTGAATAACAACAGCGACATAGAGGAATGTGAGGAATGTGAGGAGTCTGAACTGTCTTGCCCTGGCTACTCCTTGTCCCAGTACAGGAGAGAAATCAGCCCACCAAAGCCCTGTTGCTAG
- the LOC140247446 gene encoding uncharacterized protein, translating into MLLQTCCAGLCLLLLSQSCWLEAARDLEKPVKCESITEATLGQEASFSCYFCLPMDVSQVTWQKINGSSFRNIATYNQTHGLQLLESFQRKARFTVEALNASAITLQNLTSEDASCYRCIFNVFPRGSFSSQDLCLKIRKSGNANKTEEKMLDMGSPNTRGIQKRIGLVVFFIGAVLATLILLIISLIKRKRRKLQMPRAHSTPEKEKCLQQDVSEQSESLKTPKVQGSAYQNERQTPGSELRKRIPTPMRYLEENKERVTWKRKKRLMFSMEAGSQDSTSHNIPQWELTELSNDELGRKLLNNSSDTEECEESELCPAQDTPCPTTGEKSSHQSSVARSPEEP; encoded by the exons ATGCTGCTGCAgacctgctgtgctgggctctgcctaCTTCTGctcagccagagctgctggctggaggCTGCCAGGG ATTTGGAGAAACCAGTGAAATGTGAAAGCATTACTGAAGCAACCCTTGGTCAAGAGGCAAGCTTCTCTTGCTACTTCTGTCTCCCAATGGATGTCTCTCAAGTAACTTGGCAGAAGATAAATGGATCATCCTTCAGAAACATAGCCACTTACAACCAAACCCATGGGCTACAACTGCTAGAATCATTTCAGAGGAAGGCACGTTTCACTGTAGAAGCCCTGAACGCCTCTGCCATCACTCTGCAAAATCTCACATCTGAGGATGCATCCTGTTACAGATGCATCTTCAATGTGTTCCCTCGTGGCTCTTTCAGCAGTCAAGATCTATGCCTCAAAATCCGGA AAAGTGGAAAcgcaaacaaaacagaagaaaaaatgttggaTATGGGTTCTCCCAATACAAGAG GTATTCAGAAGAGAATAGGCCTTGTGGTGTTCTTCATAGGTGCTGTCTTAGCAACCTTGATTCTTCTCATCATTTCGCTAAtcaaaaggaagaggagaaa actgCAGATGCCGAGAGCACATAGCACAcctgaaaaggagaaatgcttACAACAGGATGTAAGTGAGCAATCCGAAAGCCTGAAAACTCCGAAGGTCCAAGGCAGTGCTTATCAAAATGAG AGGCAGACACCAGGATCTGAACTTCGCAAAAGGATACCAACTCCGATGAGATATCtggaagagaacaaagaaagagtaacctggaagagaaaaaaaaggctcaTGTTTTCGATGGAAGCTGGCAGCCAAGACAGTACCAGCCACAACATACCCCAGTGGGAGCTCACTGAGTTGAGCAATGATGAGCTGGGACGCAAACTCCTGAATAACAGCAGCGACACAGAGGAATGTGAGGAGTCTGAATTATGCCCTGCCCAGGATACTCCTTGCCCCACTACAGGAGAGAAATCATCCCACCAAAGCTCTGTTGCTAGAAGTCCAGAGGAGCCCTGA